In Lolium rigidum isolate FL_2022 chromosome 7, APGP_CSIRO_Lrig_0.1, whole genome shotgun sequence, the DNA window agatgatcaggtattgtatttgaaacaaaatatttctCTAGAAAGTTACTTTTATTGTATCCTAGGTAAAAAAACAAACTTGAAACGCCCCATTACCATATACTATTCACTTTATATTCgtcataattttgtctttttttgccCTGGTGACCATGGGAATCATTTTGTTTCCAAATATtttttttacgagtacaaacttgatcatctttggtttccaggaagattcaaactttttttttactttttaaaattactatatgtttttggTCTATGGGGGTCCGTTGCACCGAGAGATGAAAGTCCGCTTCCCATGCATGCGTCCATGTTAAACTCTTCTTTCTTTCCTCGCTAAGAAGAAAACATTTTTTGTCGATCTAGTTAACTAGGTCTTGCTCATGTCCGGAGTCTGAAGTCAGAACATGGTTCTCCCTGCTCTATTCCCATCCCGGGCGGTGTGCCTAGAGTCGGTTGACGTGCGGAGTTGTCTTCTCGGCAGATCTCCTGGAATCCGGTCGTTGTTCGTTTTAGTTAGCGTGGTTGCAAGTGTGGCTCTGCGGATCTATAATTCTCATCTTTGACAATAGTTGCTACTATGGGGCATCGTCCTTTGTGTTTTAGCACGACGATTATATTTCTCACGTGTCTGCTACAATAAGTTCTACTATGATAGGTTTTGCCTGGCCCTAGTGAGGGACGGATCAGGATCGCGACACGTTTTCAGCTTGTTGTAGTGCTTGTAATCATCGCCTGGTGGTCTAAAATTTTATCTGTATTTTTTCTACTTTTAGAGCTCTTTCTACTACCGTTGAGGACTATTAATAGATTGGTgaacttttcaaaaaaaactagggGACAAAATATGGGGTCTGGTCTAATTAATGTGACATATTTGCCAAGTTCAATGGTCAGCTGGTCATACTAGTTCAGACAAGTCAACTAGATCTAGAGACTAGTGACATGTTTCCCTAGATACCAATTACTACTACTATTTACACAGTTGACCCAAACTTTGAATACCATCTTAAATTGTGTTTGAACATCACTATGTTTTACCTAGAAATGAACATGAAATAAATGTTTCTATGTTTTATGGCTGGTCTGTGTATCAAAGGTATAATCCATTCAGATTAATGTGAAAAAATAGTACAGTTTTCATGATAATAATTATTTTTCAAAGGATGTATTATCCTACAACATTTACAAACTTCCATACATATTTCAATGCCAAAATTGCATATATATTTAAGATTTCTACACAATGTATGCATGCAGTGGTAAAAAACCAATATATATGCTGTCTACAATAACACATCTCTATGGTTCCTGTAATAGAAAAAGGTGGAAAATTATTTGCTGACACACATGTGTAGTTGACCATGTGAATAGGCTTGATGACAGAAATTTGGTCAAAAAGTGTGCCAGCGATGTTAGCACATCTTGCAAAGGTGAGATTCTACCTGTCTCCGCATGCATGGATCTGATGGCATATGCATCTAACCATGCATGAGGATAGAGGAGAAGGTTCAGCAACTGTTGAACACAAAGGCAGATCTGgccgggaaatgcactttggctcataggagcatttggtctcattatgtgaatccacattttgaagtgtcaaaaaattctaaactaaatttttacatgtacatctaaacatgttatgttggtacacaaattttcaaaaaaagaaaaaaaattctgtggctcctgtaaaaaagacaaattttgatgctgtaacacgactacatacagcatattttttgtcttttttgtacacaccacacaaaatgttgtttttccacgaaaacttgtgtacgaacataaaatgtcacgatgtataccaaaaaatttatgtcaaatttttttaacatttttaaaattaatttttaattattttatataatgggagcatttgctcctatgagccaaaatgccACCTCCAGATCTGGCCCTACTTCCAAGCAAATAGTAATCGAATCCAAGTTGCCCAACTAATCATGATGCCAGTGTTTCACGTACTACATGTCCATCATCGTACATGGAAACCATGCATTATGCATATGTGGTGTAGTTCCACAGGATCTTGGCAAAAGAGGAACAGTGGAACCAATCTTGAGATCGAATTATGGCAATCCTAATTCTTGAGAAGAGAAAAGAATTTCCTTTTCGTTCATTAAGAAAAAGTTAACCTTGGGCTTCAAAATATAGCACAACTCCTCTGCTGGGATACAATTTGCATGCAAAGCTTTTTTTTTGCATGACctaattaaaaatcatatttttgccTTGTTATACATTTTTTCGACAAAGGGAATGAGTAAGGAAAATATGGATTCTATACATATCCTTATGTGACAGGGATAATGTTCTCTAAACCCAAATACGAAATCCATAAAATAGATTTGGAGCCGAATTTAGTGCGGAAATTATCGTACGAAACATTTTAACCTCAGGAAGGGGAAAATCACATTTCTATTTGGCTCAATTTGAGGTTGTGTGGTGAAGTGCGCTGAGCATTGTTAGTTAAGAAGAATTAATCATCCTCGTTAGCTCAAGTAAGGATTGCTCGTTTAAGTTTCTCTAGCATATGTGTAAATCATGAATTCACTTATATTGCAACCACAAACAAAGATACATTCGGATTGGTAAAACAACATTTTTCTGAAAATGAAAAACAGAAAACCACGTCATACTACGATCAATCAAATTAATGTAGGCTCATATTAACATTTTCTTTGAACTTGACTATTTTTTGTGGGTACACATGTAGCACTATATCTTCAAGCCGACAGACAAGACAACACGCAGTACAAACCAACGTATAGTAGGTGTACACACACAGAGAAATAACGGTTCATGTCATTGCGCGGCGTCGACACGGTAGATGACGACGAAGCACGGCAGGATGGCCCTCGGGTTGGCGACGAAGAGCTCCTCCAGGGTCCCGTACGCGCTGCTGGCCGCGTCCACCTCGCCGGCCACGGAGTCGAACGGCGCCCCCTCCTGCTCGCCGGCGGCAGCGTCCTCCCGCCGGACCTGCCCCGCAATCACCCGGCACACCAGCATTGCCCGCCACCCCGTGCTCGCCGCGTGCGCCGCGCCGCAGTCGTGCGCGCGGCCGCTGCTCGCCGTGGTGCGCACGCCGCCCGCCAAGGGCGCGAACCCGTGCCGGATCGCCGCGCACACGCCGCACACCGTCGCGCCGTTGTCAGTGCCGTcgtcggccgcggcggcggagcagagggaggCGGAGCCTTCGGCGCCGAGCGCGCATGCGAGGCCAGCTGGGTGGAAGCGTAGGAGCTCATTGCCGTCGGCCGCGGCGCGGCTGGTGgtgccggcgggggcggcggaggaggatgtggtagcggcggcggcggcgcggcagcgcGCGCGGACGGCGTCCCGGTAGGCCTCGAAGCGCGCGACGGTGCGCGGGCGGTTGTGCACCTTGAGGATGCGGTCGATGAGGCAGATGGGGCGGTCGCGCTTCTGCCAGCTCGACTTGAAGATGATCTCCACGATGTTGCGCCCCGAGTCCTCCGGCCCAAGCTCCGACACTGCATCATCATGTACCATGCATGGTCATCAGCATGCTTTTGGATTTCAGAAACCACCCACATTTGATTGAAAGATAGCAgagtatttcaaaaaaaaaaaaagatcaaattTCTCTACACCAATGTGATGGCTGCAATAATTAAACTGAAAATAAACTATTTCTGGTATCTAAGCAAAATGGATAGGAATTCTGAATTTTAGGCTTGAAAGTGAGAACCGGCGGCCATGTTGACTTGCCAGCTTGTTCATGGACTGACTTATGATTAACTAGGAAGTTTTGATTACCTAAACCGTACTTGAGCACCGACCAGGAGGCAGCGGACACAAAACCCATATAGGGTTTCGTTCTCCTCACTGGTTTGCTCTGCCTCCAGGTGGTCTTGGGCTTTGGAGGCGTGGCCTCCGTTTTTGATTTAAATTTTTTTTCAATTCTTTTTTGGGAGTCAGACGGCAGTTACATCTATCCTAAAGTTAAAATAATATCCTCCCCCCTCCGTCTCTTTCCTCGCTCTAGCGAAGGGCGCGTGGAGTCGTCTAGTCGTCTATCTGACGGTTCTTTTAGGATTCGTTGGTGTGGTTTTATGTCAGTCTCtttcgatctacggttgtcatcatcggCGATGGTTACTCTCTAGTGTTCTAGTcttttggggccttagcacgccGACTTTCCGTCTGTCTAGTACAATAAACCCTACTATGACAAGTTTTACCCAGCTCGGATGATGGagaggcgaggacggcggcgcaaCTTCAGCTCGTGCTAATGTCTATAGGTAGGGGCGGAGCTAGGTACATTTTATGGGGTCAATTGACCCCAATGGTTTAATGAAAATCCTTGCTAAATTAGTGATAAATATTATACATTAGTAGAAAATGACGCCAATGCTATATAGATGACCTTATTCTAGGCTGGCTTCACCCCTGTCTGTAGGTATCACTAGGTGATCTAAGTacttatttgtaatttttattactttttaggTCATTTATTTATTAATAGTTtgacgaaatttttgcaaaaaaataaacTTTTGATTAACTAATCACTACTACATTAAACTGTAATCACATGGTCATGCATGCATGGTTCCTCCAAGGCTCCAACCCAGAAGCTCACAGACCAAATCCTACTAGTAATGGAGAAATCATGTGCATGCATGTGGCAGGCATGATCGATCTCACACCGACAGTGCAATCAAAGCACCGAGATCGATCTTGGAACAAAGCGTCGTCGACACCTACTTAAGCCACCGTGTTAAGGCGATGTGCCTCTGTCCTGTGACCCAGGACACTTTGATTGACATAAACAGACGAAAAGTACTATACCAGTACTAGTACACAGATCATTAACACAAAGGTACAGTACAGGTACACCCAACATTCAACACATGAGTCAGCTGCAACAGCGCCAGTTGATCGACACATTGATCTTGTTCACGAGAGGAGCATGGTATAGGATGGTCCCAATGTATTGTACGTGTATGTTCATGTTTCCCTTTCAACAGGTACAGGGAAGTAGGGAACCTATgtatttttcttccttttccgCCATTATTTCTCTCGAGGAaaattgctactccctccgtcctagttcaTAGGGCTTAATGTCGTAAATTTGACAATGATAATGTAACATAtgtattataaaatatatatcattagaaagcttagatgttctactttctaatgatataatttttatattatacaaatGATATTATATTAGCCAAATTTACAACCTAAAATACACGCAAGCCCTATGAAGTGGGATAGAGATAGTAGATGCATGAACGTCCAATGTGCCACCAACCACTATAAATTTCAGCAACTACTGTGCCACAGCATGGCTTCTTGGGACCCCATTAATTGTGCAGATTTCCTTCTGCAACAGTGTGATTGTCTGCTTAATCTGTCTGTGTGTGGTGTCAAGTGATTGTTTATTAGTCATGTGCAGTATCCTACTCCTCCTGCGTGCATGCCAACACTGGCTGCCCAAAAGATACCATCATTGATTAATCAGTAAGCAATTGTAACCTACTACTACTACCCTTTACCAAGTGCAAGCAACATGTACGTGTAGATACCCTTAATTTGTTAGTGTTATCAACCCAATATTGTATTAGTCAGTGGTATAGGTTTGTGCGCAGGACAGTAGCTTCCTTGTAACCCACAAAAGACAagggaaaagagaagaaaaagggaTGGGGTTTAGCTTTGGTGAGCAGGCAGCATCTTACTCCCCTACCCCTTCTTCCTGTCTCCTATCACTCTCACGCACACACACATGGCAAACAAAGATGTGTGGAAAAATTGCTAAACTAATCCACCCACTAAAGCACTTGATTTGTGTAGTAATACAAAAATTAGTGTCCATTTTGATACTACTATGTGGATCCAATGGGTGCCATGGTGCCATCATTTAATCATGATTAGCCCATCATATTGACCAAtcaataattaataattactgCAAAGATACAGATCTCTAGACCTCATTGTAAAGCTAGCTACTACTCTATCACAAGAAAATCTTCAACGCATGCGTATTTTTGATCTTCAGGATTGATGGAAATCAATATATACTGCATGCATACGACCTTTTTCACAACTTATAATCACGCAAAAATAAACAAAAGAAGCAGTTCGATTCTCGCATGGATTAGTTTTGCAGAAAACATGATTGAGCACGTACCGGCATGGCGAATGGCCTGGTGCTGCTCCAAGCTCTCGGCCTTGGTGAACACCTCGCCGCACTGCGAGCAAGGGCACAGCTCCCTCGGCCTCGGGTACCTCCTGATTATTATCACCGATTAACACACGATTATCACTCACTAATGGCGTGTATTAGTAACTGACAAGCGAACTAACTAATGAGAGGGATTAAGCAGCGGCACGAGCAGACCTTGAGACGGGCTCGACGTTGATGGCGCGGCACTCGTAGCAGCCGGAGAGGCCCCTCAGCGAAGAAGGGTGGCCGCCGCCCgtggacgacgacgaggcggcagCGCGGTGAGTGCGGCGGGACGAGCGGTTGAGCGGGGCGGTGTCGCGGTGGTCGACCGACGCGGCGGAGGACGCGCCGTCGACGGCCACGTCGCGCATGGAGCAGAGCGAGGTCGCCCacgcgccgcccccgccgcccgtCCTCGTCAGCGCGGCGGGGTCGTGCACGCGCGACGCCGCCGTCGCGCTCCGGCAGCTCAGCAGGCTCTtcagctgctcccatgaagacggcgccggcgccggcttgGCGGACTTCTTGGAGTGCTGGCGACGGGGACGGTCGTTCTTGGCCGCGACGGGGCTCTTCCTGGACGCGGCGCGACGGCTTGGCGTCCTCGGCGCCGGCGAGAGCGAGGGGGgcagcggcgatggcggcggcttcttCTTGCGCTTGCCGTGGTGCTGCTGTCGCCGGCGGTCCggagtgtcggtggcggtggcggtcgaGGAGGAGGGCAGCAGGAGGCTGGAGAGCGCCATTAATGAAATGAAGCTATTCCTAGCAAGTAGGCGCTCCCCGTCCGTAGCGTTCGCGATTTATCAAGCCGAGAGTGGCGAGAGCTGACCTGGTTTATATCAAGGCTCTTCCCCGCTCTAGGGCTCTACCTCCCATTGGGCCCACCCTAAAACACAAGATATGGAAATGAAGGAAAAAAGAATAACCAACTTTTTTACTTATTTTTAGCACCACATTTGGATATTATGCCGAGTGGAAATCGTGCAGGAATTAAGAAGTAAAGTGtcaatattttttttaaataaagtttccTTTTTAACAACCaataccatatatatatatatatatatttatagtaccAAAATAATGGTAGAGATAAATGGTCTAAGAAAAGAGCACATCTTCCAAGTCTTCAAAATAGTTTTCCTTCCATGACAcaatcttggatttttttgaaagcAGTCCTAACATAGATATCAAACCACAAGTCTATACATATCAAAGAAGAagattctcccataattttagttTATAATATGATAAAGTTTGTGTGCCGCAACTAGATAATAAATTGCAAAGACTGAACATGAAGATTTTGGTCTGCGACACACCTCTGATTTCTTAGGCGACGGCCGATGGTAGTTAACATGTTGTCACCTGAAAATTTCTTACCGGGTCGTTCAGTATTTGCGATGCAATACTAGGATCCTCCTTATTAATTTAGATCCAACGGATAAGAAacaaatcaagaaaggtgttaccTTGACCTCTCCAAGGTAAGAAGTATATGCATATTATTGAGACATTAGTTAAAATCGTACGATTAAATGTAGAAGCCAATAAAGCAATTGAAGAGGTTCTTCACAGATTTTTGTCCTCATATATATATGTAACATAATCAATGTTATGACGTACTCTTGATTACGATTTGCCATTTTATTAGTGTTCCTTCTTACACAAGCAAGATCACAAGCACACCCAGGCACCCCACTCCACAcacatatggacatatataatcagcaCAACTTGCCTGGAACCAAATAATCATGGTAGACACATTACGTCACACATATATTTATCTTTAATCAGCCTGAaccattttaaataaatgaatggAACCATAATACATACACAATGGATACAAATTAACACATTTTAATTAAATGAATGGAATCATGATACGTATACAATTTGTAGAAACCATAGGTAGCACACATCACTTACACAAGAAATAATATGGAGACTGGACCATTTAAACTTAAGTGAATAGAACCATGAGACATCCACAACAGATACATACGTAAAATGGCATAAAACAAGCACACAAGAATGAACCAGACAAACTGAGTAACAAACAAAGGGGGAATGCGCTAGGAATTAGAAAAAATCACTAAACGAAAACAAGAAGCACCTAGCACCGCTGGAGTATACCAAAATGATCAGGAATGAGTGTTGTTGGTTTGGTCGAAAGGGCAACTCATTGCCAAGAGAGTGAAATAAAACATCACTCTCTTACCCCTTGATCTCTTTATGTACACCTTGCACAAATAGGAGCATAATGTCATAGGCTTATCCAACCCCCGAGGTTACATCGCGACACCGATAGCCAGCGAGACGACTGGAAGGCAATGTTCACCAAGACGACCATTGCATGCACCTCTTCTTGACATTGATCTCAAAACTTATCACGAAATGAGCAACCCCAAAAAATAACGAGACACAAGATACACCatcagactagccacaatggaagtatcataagtagtatcatgcatgccatgttggcagaaatctgatgtgtcacatcaattaatgaggtgagagatgagagtagtatcataatatgataccgtatcatgacacataaacctagaaaacttcatgacaaatacatcatgtacacacatttgcattgagattctacaaaacattaaataagacataagtatgataccatattatgatactatgcattgtggaggtggtatcacaaactagtatcatgtacatgatactagtgtatgatacttcccattgtgactagtctcaaAGGACCTCGATCAACTGACACCTTGGTGCCAACATAAATATCTTTGCAAGGCTCTGCTCTACCTCCCCTTGGGCCCATCCTAAAAACACAAGATATTAAAATGAAGGAAAAATATAACGAACCTTTTACTTATTTTTAGCACAACATTAGGATATTATGGCGAGTGAAACTCATGCATGAATTAAGAAGTAAAGTACCAATATAGTTTTTCAAAtaaagtttttttttcaaaaaatcaataccatatatatttatagtgccAAACATTACATAATAGAGATAACTGAGCTttcacaaaataaagtctaaaagaaacAAGCAGATATTAAAAAAATTCTTTCATGACATAATCTTATATTTTTATAAAGATAACTCAAGAAAAATAGCATAGATATCAAACCAAAAACATGTACTACCTCAATTTATAAAAGAATGtcgcaagtttgtctaaatttagatgtatctaggcactctctttagtgtatagatatatcaaaatttagacaaatcaCCGACATCTTCTTATGGAATGAGGGAGTACATATTAGAAGATTCTCCCATATTTTAATGTGTAAGATAAAGTTTGTATGGTCCAACTAGATAACATATTATAAAGAATGAACATGAGGATTTTGGTCTGCTAACCCGACGAGTTGCCAGTCCTCCGATTTTTAAGCAACGACGGATGGCAGATGATATGTTTTCACTGGGTCACCCTACACAATATTAAGGTCATCCTTATTTAGATCCGGCAGATGAGAAACAAATCAAGAAACGTGTTACATTGACCTCTTAAAGGTACAAATAATGTGCATATTAATGAGGCATTAATTGAAAtggaaaatgatatttttttcaCTGGGTCACCCTACACAATATTAAGGTCCTCCTTATTTAGATCCGGCAgatgagagcaagtacaatagagtccagtcagctgactataagacattaaataatatcttTTAGATGAGttgaaggagagagaagaggagagagaagggaggtgggctactatgcaatagccagctcttgcacgtgctcctaggcaccttgtgagagtgaaaggtgggccatatattagtaaagtactacattcttatagccaactattgtacatgttagctatatgatgactacaaatgatatgacatcttgttatagccaacagctggctatactattggaattgctctgagAAACAAATCAAGAAACGTGTTACATTGACCTCTTCAAGGTAAGAATAATGTGCATATTAATGAGGTATTAATTGAAATCCTGCAATGAAATGTACAAGCTAATAAAGCTATTGAAGAGGTTCAAGATATGACAGATTTTTGTCTTactatatactacctccatcttaAACTCTTATAttattttttagaaagtcaaactatgtcaagtttgatcaGATTTTTACCAAAACTCATTaacatctactccctccgatccatt includes these proteins:
- the LOC124669375 gene encoding uncharacterized protein LOC124669375, coding for MALSSLLLPSSSTATATDTPDRRRQQHHGKRKKKPPPSPLPPSLSPAPRTPSRRAASRKSPVAAKNDRPRRQHSKKSAKPAPAPSSWEQLKSLLSCRSATAASRVHDPAALTRTGGGGGAWATSLCSMRDVAVDGASSAASVDHRDTAPLNRSSRRTHRAAASSSSTGGGHPSSLRGLSGCYECRAINVEPVSRRYPRPRELCPCSQCGEVFTKAESLEQHQAIRHAVSELGPEDSGRNIVEIIFKSSWQKRDRPICLIDRILKVHNRPRTVARFEAYRDAVRARCRAAAAATTSSSAAPAGTTSRAAADGNELLRFHPAGLACALGAEGSASLCSAAAADDGTDNGATVCGVCAAIRHGFAPLAGGVRTTASSGRAHDCGAAHAASTGWRAMLVCRVIAGQVRREDAAAGEQEGAPFDSVAGEVDAASSAYGTLEELFVANPRAILPCFVVIYRVDAAQ